The Pseudomonas nunensis genome includes the window TTCGATCCGGCGCGTAGCCTGTTTATCGATGACACCTTGCCGATCCTGCGCAGTGCGCGGAATTTTGGCGTGGCGCATCTGTTGGCCGTGAGCGAGCCGGACAGTCGCAAAGGACCGAAGGACACGGCGGAATTTGCGGCGGTGGGGGATTATCGGGATTTGATTGAGGGGCTCTAGACCGCGCCGCCTGCTTCGCGGGCAAGCCTCGCTCTTACGGGTTTGTGTCGTACGCACATTACGAGACCGACACAAAACCTGTAGGAGCGAGGCTTGCCCGCGAAAGCGATCTCAAACCTTACTCAGGAATCCGCAACGACTGCCCCGGATAGATCTTGTTCGGATCCTTGAGCATCGGCTTGTTGGCCTCAAAGATTTTGTTGTACTTGTTGGCATCGCCATACACACGCTTGGAAATGGCGCTAAGCGTGTCGCCTTTCTCCACCGTGACAAACTTCGCCGGTGTGGCCACCGGACCAGTCACGGTGATCTGGTCATCCACGCCGCTGATGCCGGCCACGTTACCGAGGGCCAGCAGAATTTTTTCTTTCTCTTCCTGACTGGCGGCTTCGCCCGTGGCAATAATTTTCTCGCCTTCGACCTTCACCTGAATTTTCGAAGTGTCGATACCCGTCAGTGCATCCTTCACATGCTTTGTCAGCGCCTCGCTATTGGCTTCGGCCTTGTCCGGCGTCAGCGCATCAAGGATTTTTTCTCCGGCATCTTTCAAAAAGCTGAAAAGGCTCATCGTGTTCTCTCCATGGGATAAGGGTCCAGACGCAAAAGACTAGACCAGACTCCTGAAGCCCGGTTCCCAGCCGACCAATGACCCCACCCCGCGCAAGCGCTAGAATCGCAAACCCTGCCCGCGCCTTGGAGCGAAGATGGACATCAAGCAGCTCAAATTCCTCATCGCCCTCGACGAAACCCGACACTTCGGCCAAGCCGCCGCGCGCTGTCACATTACCCAGCCGACACTGTCGATGCGCCTGCGCAGCCTCGAAGAAGAACTCGAGTTGCCGCTGGTCAATCGCGGTCAGCGCTTCGAAGGCTTCACCGCGCCGGGCGAGCGGGTGCTGGCCTGGGCGCGTACGGTGCTGGCGGCTTACGACGGTTTGCAGGCCGAAGCCGCTGCTTGTCGCGGCAATCTGGTAGGTACGTTGCGCCTGGGCGTGGTGCCGCTGTCGAGTTTCGATCCGCTGCCCTTGATGCAACGCCTGCACGCCGAACACCCGAACCTGCGCTTCGAACTATCGGCGCTGAGTTCCGAGCAGATCCTCGAACAACTGGCGAACAATCGCCTGGACCTCGGTGTCTCCTACCTGGAACGTCTGGATGGTGAGCGCTTCGACTCCCTGGCCTTCAGCGAAACCCGCATGGGCCTGCTCTACGATCAGCGTTTTTACAACTTTGGAGAGGCGCCGCTCAACTGGGAATCGCTGATCGAACTGCCCCTGGGCATGCTCACCAGCGGCATGCACTT containing:
- a CDS encoding LysR family transcriptional regulator, which produces MDIKQLKFLIALDETRHFGQAAARCHITQPTLSMRLRSLEEELELPLVNRGQRFEGFTAPGERVLAWARTVLAAYDGLQAEAAACRGNLVGTLRLGVVPLSSFDPLPLMQRLHAEHPNLRFELSALSSEQILEQLANNRLDLGVSYLERLDGERFDSLAFSETRMGLLYDQRFYNFGEAPLNWESLIELPLGMLTSGMHFRQSIDHNFHSRGLTPQPLLQTDAVHQLLQAVHGGFCCAVMPLDSGLENLTDHLRLHPIENAQTLSRLGLIMRRSAPRSALAEACFAIYQKSQSES
- the lysM gene encoding peptidoglycan-binding protein LysM; the encoded protein is MSLFSFLKDAGEKILDALTPDKAEANSEALTKHVKDALTGIDTSKIQVKVEGEKIIATGEAASQEEKEKILLALGNVAGISGVDDQITVTGPVATPAKFVTVEKGDTLSAISKRVYGDANKYNKIFEANKPMLKDPNKIYPGQSLRIPE